In a genomic window of Chrysemys picta bellii isolate R12L10 chromosome 1, ASM1138683v2, whole genome shotgun sequence:
- the HBP1 gene encoding HMG box-containing protein 1 isoform X4 has translation MATGLSENLKHPNMVWEVKTNQMPNAVQKLLFVVDKRTSGMNDLPELQAVQTDTTPSALFQLGTDVSHQEYSRPSWNQHTSNNNSESAYSCENGVSWLTELANIATSPQSPLMQCSFYNRSSPVHIIATSKSLHSYARPPPGSSKSDPSFSKHHLDETSVRHERASSESESGIFCMSSLSDDDDLGWCHSWPSTVWHCFLKGTRLCFHKGHNKEWQTVEHFIRAEGCENEDDLLMGTYKDYGSDGLKLISHEESISFGESVLKLTFDPGTVEDGLLTVECRLDHPFYVKNKGWSSFYPSLTVVQHGIPCCEMHIGDLCLPPGHPDAINFDDSGVFDTFKSYDFTPMDSSAVYVLSSMARQRRASLSCGGSGSQDFERSECSKNCVADGSSQLSSSSLCSKAGKSHSSGTASTMSATSPNKCKRPMNAFMLFAKKYRVEYTQMYPGKDNRAISVILGDRWKKMKNEERRMYTLEAKALAEEQKRLNPDCWKRKRTNSGSQQH, from the exons ATGATCTTCCTGAACTACAGGCTGTTCAGACTGATACTACCCCATCTGCGCTCTTTCAGCTTGGTACAGATGTTTCACATCAAGAATATTCAAGGCCTTCATGGAACCAGCATACCTCGAATAACAATTCAGAAAGTGCTTATTCTTGTGAGAATGGGGTGAGCTGGTTGACAGAACTGGCAAACATAGCCACTAGTCCACAGAGTCCTCTCATGCAGTGTTCTTTTTATAACAG ATCATCTCCTGTTCATATAATAGCAACAAGCAAAAGTTTACATTCCTATGCACGTCCTCCACCAGGATCCTCAAAGAGTGATCCCAGCTTCTCTAAGCATCACTTAGATGAAACATCAGTCAGACATGAAAGG GCAAGTAGTGAATCAGAGTCTGGTATTTTCTGCATGTCATCGCTTTCAGACGACGACGATCTAGGATGGTGCCACTCTTGGCCCTCAACTGTTTGGCactgttttttaaaag GCACACGTTTATGCTTTCACAAAGGACACAACAAAGAATGGCAGACTGTTGAACATTTTATTAGAGCTGAAGGCTGTGAAAATGAGGACGATCTCCTAATGGGAACTTACAAG gACTATGGTTCTGATGGTTTGAAGTTGATATCTCATGAAGAAAGTATTTCATTTGGTGAGTCAGTATTGAAGTTGACATTTGATCCTGGTACAGTGGAAGATGGCTTGCTCACCGTAGAGTGCAGATTGGATCATCcattttatgttaaaaataaag GTTGGTCGTCTTTCTATCCAAGCTTGACTGTGGTTCAGCATGGCATTCCATGCTGTGAAATGCATATTGGAGATTTGTGTCTACCTCCAGGACACCCCGACGCCATTAACTTTGATGATTCAGGTGTTTTTGATACGTTTAAAAG TTATGATTTTACACCAATGGATTCTTCTGCAGTTTATGTATTAAGCAGCATGGCTCGTCAGCGTCGTGCTTCTTTATCTTGTGGAGGATCGGGCAGTCAAGACTTTGAGAGATCAGAATGCAGTAAAAACTGTGTGGCTGATGGATCATCACAGCTTTCCTCCAGTTCTTTGTGTAGTAAAGCTGGCAAAAGCCACAGCTCAGGGACTGCAAGTACTATGAGTGCCACTTCTCCTAACAAATGCAAAAGACCAATGAATGCCTTCATGCTTTTTGCCAAAAAGTACAGAGTTGAATATACTCAGATGTATCCAGGGAAAGATAACAG aGCCATAAGTGTGATACTTGGTGACAggtggaagaaaatgaaaaatgaagaaaGACGGATGTACACGCTAGAAGCCAAGGCTTTGGCTGAAGAACAAAAACGTTTAAATCCTGACTGTTGGAAACGGAAACGAACAAATTCA GGCTCACAACAACATTAA
- the HBP1 gene encoding HMG box-containing protein 1 isoform X5, giving the protein MSENLKHPNMVWEVKTNQMPNAVQKLLFVVDKRTSGMNDLPELQAVQTDTTPSALFQLGTDVSHQEYSRPSWNQHTSNNNSESAYSCENGVSWLTELANIATSPQSPLMQCSFYNRSSPVHIIATSKSLHSYARPPPGSSKSDPSFSKHHLDETSVRHERASSESESGIFCMSSLSDDDDLGWCHSWPSTVWHCFLKGTRLCFHKGHNKEWQTVEHFIRAEGCENEDDLLMGTYKDYGSDGLKLISHEESISFGESVLKLTFDPGTVEDGLLTVECRLDHPFYVKNKGWSSFYPSLTVVQHGIPCCEMHIGDLCLPPGHPDAINFDDSGVFDTFKSYDFTPMDSSAVYVLSSMARQRRASLSCGGSGSQDFERSECSKNCVADGSSQLSSSSLCSKAGKSHSSGTASTMSATSPNKCKRPMNAFMLFAKKYRVEYTQMYPGKDNRAISVILGDRWKKMKNEERRMYTLEAKALAEEQKRLNPDCWKRKRTNSGSQQH; this is encoded by the exons ATGATCTTCCTGAACTACAGGCTGTTCAGACTGATACTACCCCATCTGCGCTCTTTCAGCTTGGTACAGATGTTTCACATCAAGAATATTCAAGGCCTTCATGGAACCAGCATACCTCGAATAACAATTCAGAAAGTGCTTATTCTTGTGAGAATGGGGTGAGCTGGTTGACAGAACTGGCAAACATAGCCACTAGTCCACAGAGTCCTCTCATGCAGTGTTCTTTTTATAACAG ATCATCTCCTGTTCATATAATAGCAACAAGCAAAAGTTTACATTCCTATGCACGTCCTCCACCAGGATCCTCAAAGAGTGATCCCAGCTTCTCTAAGCATCACTTAGATGAAACATCAGTCAGACATGAAAGG GCAAGTAGTGAATCAGAGTCTGGTATTTTCTGCATGTCATCGCTTTCAGACGACGACGATCTAGGATGGTGCCACTCTTGGCCCTCAACTGTTTGGCactgttttttaaaag GCACACGTTTATGCTTTCACAAAGGACACAACAAAGAATGGCAGACTGTTGAACATTTTATTAGAGCTGAAGGCTGTGAAAATGAGGACGATCTCCTAATGGGAACTTACAAG gACTATGGTTCTGATGGTTTGAAGTTGATATCTCATGAAGAAAGTATTTCATTTGGTGAGTCAGTATTGAAGTTGACATTTGATCCTGGTACAGTGGAAGATGGCTTGCTCACCGTAGAGTGCAGATTGGATCATCcattttatgttaaaaataaag GTTGGTCGTCTTTCTATCCAAGCTTGACTGTGGTTCAGCATGGCATTCCATGCTGTGAAATGCATATTGGAGATTTGTGTCTACCTCCAGGACACCCCGACGCCATTAACTTTGATGATTCAGGTGTTTTTGATACGTTTAAAAG TTATGATTTTACACCAATGGATTCTTCTGCAGTTTATGTATTAAGCAGCATGGCTCGTCAGCGTCGTGCTTCTTTATCTTGTGGAGGATCGGGCAGTCAAGACTTTGAGAGATCAGAATGCAGTAAAAACTGTGTGGCTGATGGATCATCACAGCTTTCCTCCAGTTCTTTGTGTAGTAAAGCTGGCAAAAGCCACAGCTCAGGGACTGCAAGTACTATGAGTGCCACTTCTCCTAACAAATGCAAAAGACCAATGAATGCCTTCATGCTTTTTGCCAAAAAGTACAGAGTTGAATATACTCAGATGTATCCAGGGAAAGATAACAG aGCCATAAGTGTGATACTTGGTGACAggtggaagaaaatgaaaaatgaagaaaGACGGATGTACACGCTAGAAGCCAAGGCTTTGGCTGAAGAACAAAAACGTTTAAATCCTGACTGTTGGAAACGGAAACGAACAAATTCA GGCTCACAACAACATTAA